In Tiliqua scincoides isolate rTilSci1 chromosome 16, rTilSci1.hap2, whole genome shotgun sequence, the DNA window GGAACACTGGACCGCAGACTTGACCTTGTCCACCTCAGTGGTCACCAGATACTGGTACTCAATCTGGGCCTTGGAGGCCTCCAGCTTCGCACCTGAAGGGCAGATGAAGGAGCAACAAACAGGCAAGAAAGGCATTAGACGCCCCCGGCTGCAGCGAGGGGCCCCCATGAACTGTGTTTAGACAGCACAAGGGGAGgcaaatgagggggaaaaaatccaaacCTCCAGCCCAAACTTTATGATCCAGGAGAAACAGAAGTGGTCAGGGAGAGGTGTAGCAGTGGTGTACCTTATGGGGGCCAGGAAGGGTTAATTGCCTCAggtaccagcctgggggggggtgtcaaggggTGCTTTTCAGAGGCCTTGGGAGGCCTTCCTTCCTGAGCATCAGGTGGTTTTAGAAGACCTGCCAGAGGCATTAAAAAGGCACATCCAGTTTTCACCGAggcctccccatgtctcagacTACCTCCTGAACACCCCAGGGGGTCCCTGGAGAATGTTAActcccggggagggggggggtgaaaaTTATTTTTGCCTCCAAGTGCCAGATcatttagctacgccactgcggtctggtggtggtggggcgaTTGTCAGGCCCGGTTGTGAATCAGCATTCTTACTTCTTCCAGCGTCGCGCCCCATCAGGGGGAAATCCATGTTCATGTCTCGCCGGGCTTGCTAATAATAAAAAGAACATGTGAGGCCATGATTGCCGCAAAGCAGGCTGTAGGGGAAagtgctgcaggatcaggccccaaCAGCCTCTTGCCCAGCATTCTGCCTGCTGTCGCAGCCTCTCAGAAAGCCTGCAAATGGGGCAGGAAGCCAGCAGCCCTCCCCACTGTCTGTGTCTGTGGCCTGATGAACAAGGGGACTTCCACTGTCACAGCTCTCTCCTCCACAGACAAGTTAAATAAAGGCAGCGTCTACgctgactgcccttccaccccgCCCCAGAAACTTTATTGACTCCACCAAAAGCTCACCATCCTCCGGCTCCTCTCGCTGGCATCCTTTGCGCGGATCTTTTCTATCTGCTTCTTCTGGATGTTCAGTGAATTGTCCCTAAACTTTCTTTCTGCAATCAGCTCATTCTCGACATTAGACATGTCTGCCTAAATTGGCACAGCAAGGGAAGGGGGTGCAAGAAGGGCACAGCGAGAAGGGGGACACCACCAGGTCAGACAGAACCACATCCTGCTCTAGAGCAGAGCTGCATCTGTTTTTTCTCCACTAGGCTAGGGTGGAGCCAATTCCAGGAGCAcccagctcagccaccactgaaaatacagagctgaaaacgCAGGTTCCAGGcaggtgggctcctggtgggagagaggttgggtgctttgccctgaataggtgcgaagatgggacactggaaagaggaggagggctgtgtggttggagaaagatccaagtccGTCTTCTGCCTTGACTTCctagctggaatgtttgaattccaagctatgcaaaataacagcatgagggCACTATATAAAAGGACCTTTGACTGTGGCATAGCTTTGAAGCCTAAAtagatggtgtcacttcctgccatgacatcacttccattggttcccaacagactgtcattctcaaaagtgggtccaggtgctaaaaggcttgagaaccactgatttgcGTAATGTATGCAAATGTCAGAGTTTGGCTCTAGTGGGGCCCAGGAGTCTGTTCTTACCTGGGCTTCCTCCATGGCTTTGACAGTGTCCATGGTTATCAAGGACATGCCCTTGAGCTCCGTTTGGTACAGTTCCACCCTGTGCTCCAGGTCATCTAGTAAAAAAGGGAGCTGAGACAGTTCCTATGGGTGGGAGACAGAGATGCCAACTGAGTCAGGCTGTTGGCTCGTCTAGCCCAGGCTTACCTGCACTGGCTAACAGCTGCTTTCCAGTGATTTTTGGGCaagggggctttcccagccccacctggagagGCTGAACCCAGGACCAGCTGCATACAAACCAGGGTTCTAGCACCATCACTCCTCCCCAAGATTTGGCTGTGTCTGACATGCCCCAGCCATCTCAAGACACATGCTCATCCCGGGATTGGCTCAcaggagaggggcaggactggcatcctgtttcccacaatggtgtttgggaagcccacaaggaaaTGACACCTTTGCTCTCCTGCCActggcatttggagggccacaaCTACTAAGTCCAGAGGTGGCACACAGCCACGGCAATGAGCGCCCATTGCCAGACCGCTGGTCCTCCACTGATCTCTCTTCAAACAAACCCGCCagcttggctgctgctgctcccaggagcATGTGCTCCTCCCTGGACCTAGCCCCCCAACCCCCTTCAAAGAGGCCCCTCACATCTCTCAGCAGAGCCACCATCTTCGTGTACAGCATGTAGGTCTTCTGGGCCGTGTCAATCTTCACCCGCATCTTCTCAATGTTGTTCTCCAGCTGACGAATGGTCTGCGGCAGAGACAGAGCCAGCAAGTCCAGGGCAGGGTTAGGAAGCCGCTGAGGCTTTAGGCAGAGACGTTGTTCTgtccctacctgaagatgctgctgGGGACTGGAGCGACTGGGACCTCCCTGCCTGCAAAGCAGacactcttccactgagctacagctcctccctTCAAGTTTACCCCCAGTTCCCCAGTTCCCAGTTTACCCCAGTTGgatagggcctgatcctatccaactttccagcgccgatgcagccccGATACAAGGGAAACTACGCCAAAGACGAGACCGGTGTTTGTTTCCCAGGGCTCTCTATCCTGGGATTTCTCCCCGTCTCTGCCCCACCCTCCATGGGTGCTGCCAGGGTGCCCTCCTTCATCCCCTCACCTGCAGTTGGATCAGGGCATCGGGACTGGCCATCTCCAGATCCAGCAGGTTCTGCAGCCGGAGCTGCTGGTCTTCCAAGTGTTTGCCCCTCCGCTTCACTTCGTACAGCAGGGCATTGTGCCTGTTCATCCGGTTGAAGACATAGTTACTGAGGCTTTCTCGGGCCATCTGTGGAGAAGGCGGAGAAGGGGCGGGGGACACACCAAAATGCCATGTGAGCAGCACATCCCTTATCTGGGGGTCCCTCTGCCACTATCCGCCTCCTCCAGAGGGAAGTGGGCCAAACAGAGATGGGGAAGGCTGCAGAGAGTGCCTGGAAGGCGATTTGCCTGGGCAGGTCCACATGTGGCCTTTTTTGTGCTACCTCCTGGACTGTGCAGTGCCTGCCCCCTTTCTCAGAATCCTGGGGTGACCCCAGGCTGTGCCATGCTGAGGAATCCCTACCTGAACAAACAGCAACCCCTCTCCCCAAGGACAGTTGGTGCATTCCAGGGTTCCTGCCCTCATAAGGGAAGGCACAGTGGAGGATTCTCCTATTACCTCCACTGAGTATTCAGACATGGCTATCTTGATATACTTCTTCTCCCGGCAGGCCCGGCTGATGGTCACTTGGTCGTACTGcaaagagagggaagggaaggaggaggagggagtgaaGGACAGTTTCACATCCGAGAAGCATCAATCGTTTGTACTAGTGCCAGGAATTCTTCAGAATGTTTCTGTGCAAAGAGAGCTGGGAAAAGCCATTCGCCTTTTCTTTAGGACCAGTTGGAGCCCACGGTGGCCCTAATGGATACCCACCCCCCAGTGGCTGCAATGCCACCCCTCAGTCACAGGCTGTGCAACACTGCAGGAGAAAGGCATGTAGCCACCACTCCCTCCCTACCCAGCAAGAGACCTTAGTGGTACAGGAAGCCAGGCACCGAGAGCCTGCAGCCACAGTCCCGTGTTCCAGACCCCCTGTGCCACGCCATCAACTCCACATGTGTGAACACAACAAGGGGCAGTTCTTGTGTCCTCTTCCAGCATTATTGCTGAGGCCTGGTCTACATGTAAGCAGAAATAGGGGTGGACACATCCTGAGTGGACCCAAAGAGTGGGTTTTTAAAAACCGATTTTAAAGGTTCCCTAATGTAAATGAAAGTGGTACAGTCCCATCTGGTCTACTATCACTTTGCTCCACTGTGTGTGTCAAGGGGGGCTAGATCCAGCCACATAGAAGCCCAAGGAGAGGGGAGCTCAAGGTGGGAAACAGGAGCCCTTGTCCAAGGTCCTGGTGAAACCCATTCCTTGAAAGGAAGCAGTGGCTGCTGTCCGTGGTGCTAGAGGGAGTCAATGGAACATGGCTGGGCCTTGATGAGACTCAGTCTCAGCCTAACGGAGACATTCAGGAAGTCCCTTCTTgataggctccccccccccccgttcaacaGGAAGTCTCCCAGCTTCTTGTCTGCTCCTGGATCTTTGCCAATCTTTTCAGGGTCCTCGGCCAGAATTTTGGATCGTGCAAAGCACTTACTTCCTCatgcctttgttttgcttcaAGTCTCACCCCAAGCTGTGGGATGTTACTGTCTCCCCAACGCAGccgaggcagagagggggtggctTCCCCATAGCCAGAAAGGGAGGCTGTGGCTGGCTGAGGAGTGATTGAATCAGTCCCGGTCCATAGGCCAGCCTTGGCCACAATGCTGCACCCACTGCCAACAgcgcccccccccctcacttttcCCTCTGTTCTTGCATCCTGGTAAGCTCTGCCCAGGACCATTGCTCTTCCACCCAAAACACTCCTGCCCCCTGAAGTgcctccagcctccctccctcactgCCTCCTAGGCCCGGGCAGAGTGCTATTTCTTTCCCCAAATCCCTCCTCAAAGCTCACCTTGTCTACAAAACACTTGGCCCAACTCTGGAGTTCCCTTTCCCTATGGTAAAGAAACCAAAGGCTGCATCCCCTCGggctggcttcctcctcctcctgagtagACCCCAGGGAAGCCAGGCCTCAAGCAGACAGCCTGAGCACTTCCAGACCTGAGCCCAGATCTGGTATCACCCCTGCTCTTGGGGTCCCTGGGCAATGGACTGGATCAGGTCTCAAGGAGGGAAGCCAGGTTCCCCAAGATATCAAGCTCCTTCAGAGGAGCAAGCCTCCATCATCCCCCACAGGATCTTGGCTGGAAGCCCAGGTTGCCTGCAAGGAGCAGCTTGTCCCTGGAGAGGCCTTCTCAGGGTGCAGATATGGCTGGGCTCACGCCAGACCGAGGCGGCACCCCTCCAGGAGCAACCAGGCACCTGGCGTGCTCATCTCTGCAGAGTGGAGACGCTGAAAGGTGGGAGCAGATCACGGCAAAGGTGCTGAACAGCTCACCTTCATGGCAAGGCTCAGCTCGTGCATCTGCTGCCTCATGTTCAAGTTCAAGAAGCTAATCAGCTCCTTGTTCTTCCCAACTGTCTCTTCGGTGGTCTTGGCAAACAGTTTTTTCCCTTGTCCTGGAAGGAAATGGGCAGCAGAAGCAGGTCAATCATCATTCCTGCTTCCCATTCACCACACGAACACACTGATAACAGGCTCTGCATTTGCACAGTAACCATTTGTGTATTTACATTAGGGCTGTAACATTTGAAGTAAGGAACTTGTACTTAaatgacatgtgtgtgtgtgtgtgtgtgtgtgtgtgtgtgtgtgtaggctgCAAAGACAGGCTGAGACCTTTCTTCTCccttcagaagaggcattccctctttttctctctcacatgcCTCTTCAGAGGTGGACTGCCTCTTCTAAGGGCATGCCTATTCTGAGATGGGGGCCTGCTacacaaaatttttttaacattGCCCTGGTGTCAAAGTTCACACCTCCCTGGGGtttatcactcccccccccaggaagtgGTTTGAGACGTGGGGAGGCCAAACACAGTCTCCCCATGGCTCAAAAAGCCACTTTTCTTCCTTCAGGTCTGCTGTTGGGGTTacaggttggcaccccctcaaggcacggtacccagggcaatgtactccCCTGGCCTTcccttagctatggcactggATATGCCAGCTCCACTGGCTGCCAGTCTGCTTCCAAGCCCACTTCAAGAAGTTGGTTTTGGCCTGAAAACCCTTTCACCACTTGGAACCGAGTTGTGTTAAAGGTCGCCTGGACTCCTGTGAACTTGCCTGATCTTTAAGGTACTAAAACCCTAAAGAAGGAGCTCAAAACCTCACAGAGAAACTGATACATGCACACGCAAGCAGGAAGGAGTCGTAGCTCTGTACGGCTGGCAGGCCCAGCTTCAACCGTTAGCTAGGAAGGTTGGGAAACATTCATTGCCTGCAGAGTGCAGATAATGCTGACTAACAGGCACTGAAGATACAGCATCTATCCAACGCTACCTCATTTCTGCCTAACACTCAGCACCTCGGCGGCTGCTCAAACCCAGCTCTTCTGCtagaagcaggcagagggcagtggACTCTTAATTTTGTTCTATAGTTCCACTGAACGGTTTTAAGATGGGACACTGCTGGAGAAGGCTGTATTTATCAGGACGATGGTGAAAGGTTAGGCTGACCTTGGAGGTTAATGATTGCCCGCAGTTCCCGGATCTTGTGCTTAATGTCCTTTCTCCGCTGAGACCTCATGGTGGCCAAGTTTGATCACTACCAGcacctgaggggaaaaaagagagagactgagagagatCCCGTTGGCAATTTGCCACCCTTCTACTCTGAAGGAAGATATTCCAACCCAGGCAGCAGGCTCTGTGGGGTCCAATGTGATGCAATCCCACATCATCAGGTTCTTGAGAATGGTCACCAGATCTTAGaatgcctagaatggctctggaACACGAGGCCCTTTATTATCTAGCTGTGTTTTCTTCTTAGAGCTCATCCACACAGAGCTTGGTGTGATCGCTCGGCATTAGCCCCTGGGGTGCTGGCTGTTTCAGGGCATGAACTACCTGCATTGGCCTGGCAGGAGCTTTCTCCAGAGCTGCTGCCGGCCGCTGCTGGTGTGACGGAGCCAAAGGCCTGGCTCAGACTGGCAGCTACATTTCTTCTGAAATAAATTACAACTCTTGAGTCCAAGCCCTGGTTCCCCTTGTGGTGAATCCATAGGGTGACAACCTGTCAGGAGTCGCTGGCAGAACCATCTTAGGGATAGCAAGAAGCCCTCTGAGAAAACATCATCGatagaaacatttttttgttgAACAGTGGTATATAAAAATCATTAATTAATAAGTACCACTGTTTGGTTGGAAAAGGTGCGGACAGATGAAAATGATAGAATGTCAGATATTGGTTGAAAGCTAAcgagatcaggggtgtcaaacttaaggcctgtaggctggatgcagcccccaaaatctcctgtctaatgacatcacttctgggcctCAGCAGGCATCTCAAATGCTATTGGGCCCACTGTGTATGATGCCCCTGGGCTAGATCGTTGGTCCCAAGCTTGTAACTGCaacattgctctctctctctctctctctctctcacacacacacacacaacaaatctCAGTGGTTTCACAACCTATGCTGCTTGCAGTTGCTTCCCCTGTTGACTTTAGTTAATCATTCCCTGGGTGCAAATAGCCATGGCCCACAAGAGTGGGACGTGGATGTCCTTCCAGGACAGCTTGGCCAGGCTTAGCCCAGCTGTGGCTTGATTGGgggaaaaattagaaaaaaattttttaaaggacCCCAGTGCCAATGCTAGTCCAGAGGGCTCCTCCTGTCTCCAGGAAACAACCCACACTGAATCCAAGGCAGAGCTGTGAGCTGAAGTCGTAAAACATTTTCTCAACGTTCTGAGCCCCAAAGCAAAGTTGGCTTTAAAGGGAGAGCGTAATCGCACTTGGCAAGGTGCTCCCTCTCGcgccctctcctccacacttctgcccCATCCACTGCTTCCTCTCCCAGCCTAAGCTTGGCAATGGCCTGAGGGGGCTGTGggagtcctacctggagatgctgccaagggccgaacctgggacctcctgccaccccctccttTGGCAGTTGGGCATTCATGGCAAAAGAATACAATGgggagcaatgggggggggaaactgcCTCTCCCTTCTTTCTGCTCACCTTCTTCTGGAGTtaaagcagccattctcagccttttttTTCCGGATaggagctcataagaacataagaacagctccactggatgacgtcataggcccatctagtccagcttcctgtatctcatagtggcccatcaaatgccccagggagcacaccagataacaagagacctcatcctggtgccctcccttgtcagctgaacataagaacataagagcaaccccactggatcaggccataggcccatctagtcctgcttcctgtatctcacagcggcccaccagatgccccagggagcacaccagataacaagagacctcatcctggtgccctcccctgcatctggccttctgacataccccatttctaaaatcaggaggttgcacatacacatcatggcttgcaacccgtaatagatttttcctccagaaacttgtccaatccccttttaaaggcgtccaggccagacgccagcaccacatcctgtggcaaggagttccacagaccgaccacacgccgagtaaagaaatattcttttgtctgtcctaaccctcccaacactcaattttagtggatgtcccctggtcctggtgttatgtgagagtgtaaagagcatctctctatccactctgtccatcccctgcatccccaccaccacatcctgtggtaaggagttccacagaccaaccacacgctgagtaaagaaatattttcttttgtctgttcactCAGCTTCCAGTCCCATCCCCATCCCCCCTTGTCAAACAAGGATACTACACAGACAGATAAGCATAGAACCATTTATGATTAGACACCAAGAACACTTAAACATTCTGACATAGTGGGCTCCCCGGTGGGGCATATGGCTACCATTGGGAATGGCCTGGTTTAAAGCACCCCTCCCTGAAACACACTGGTGTGAACCTCGCGACCGCCCCCTGAATGGACATTCAAACAGACCTGCCCCCACACACGCGGCCATTCACCTCCAGCTGTGGCGCAGAGACCAAAGTTCGTATTTTGCAAAGGAAAAGCAGGGCTTGGGGACTAGGCAGCGGAAGACCTCTCAAGGACCCAGAACAGCACAAACCCCCAGCCCCAAAGCCATGAAGTATCAGGGGCTTCTTCTCCTGATCTTCGCAGCCATCTTCGCCCCGGCCAGAGGAAACCACACGGTGGCCGCAGATGCCGTTCCAATCCAGGAGAATTTTGATGTAAACAAGGTAACTGTCAACCAGCTTCGGGctaaatcctgtccaactttcgaCCGCAAtgcagtaagagaacaaacattccctttcacATTTCTGcccatatatacaacagggatcaaatgtgtacacgtgtgggccaggcagaaaggTGCTAAgcagggctctgtgactgcctccgtactgcaggatgcagcacacaccccattggcatggctgtatcggtgctggaaagttggataggtttgggccctttgATTCCTGTATTAGAAATAAAGGACTAAGCGGAGCTTAAGAAGGGGCGCTTGGCTCCTGCAACAGGGTCAGTTCTATCCTAGGAGAGGCATTCCTCCTACTCTCTTACACAgaagggggaatgcctcttccaggATGATAACCACCTGCTGTTTTTGCAAGAACGGTTAAGAAGTCTGgtaaattgttgtttttttaaaaaaaaaatctcctgccAGATTAATTGAAGGCAGctttcaaataaagaaaaaagttGCAATCCCGTTCCTCAAACAGAAGAATGGATTGAATTTTGCAGCCCtaattaaaaaaagggggggggaataatgtAAATATTTGAATTGGGAGAATATGAATGCAAATTTCTGCAGGCAAATTCATACCCTCCTCACTACCACCCAGATGTTTGCTCCAATCCTACTCCCAATGAAATCAGTGGGTCTCATGAACCGAGTAACAAACTGTAAAGCAAGTTTATGGCAGAAGATGGGAGCAAGTTTTAATTTATTGTGTGGCCAAAAGGAGAGGGTTTGAAAAGGCAGGGGTGTAGTCAAGGGTGGAGAAGCTCAGGGATTTCTTCCACAGCAGAAGTGCTCAGGTACtgtctttgaaaaataaaaaataaaaaaagaagaatcaGGCTCAGCACGCAGCAAACTGAGATACTTGCCTAGAGGGCAGATGTTAATGCCtaggccagcgtttctcaaactgtgagtcaggacatGCTCCTGCAATTCAAATTATGCAAAGGGGGTCTCCCTTCTTGCTTTTGCCCTCTTCCTAGATCTACGGAGAATGGCACGACATCATGGTGGGCACCACTTGCCGGTGGATGAAGCTCTACAAGAACAGCTACAGCATGGGGACGCTGAAGGTGGGGCCGGGGAAGATGAGCAACGAGATCAGCCTCGCAAGCACCCGCCTCAAGTAAGTCCTGCACAAGGACGACTGGAGACTGGATGCGTTGAAGGCAAAGCAATTGCTCTCCCCTGAGCTGCAACGTCCCTTCTTCACCCTTCCTTGCAGGCACGGTCGCTGCACCCGGCGTACCAGCGTCTACCAGAAGACCAGCGTTCCAGGGAAATTCGTCTATTCCAATCCAGGTAGGTGTGTGAAGGACAACTGGGCAACTTGAATGTAGCTATCTGGAGGACATGAGTTCCACAGGTCCTTTGGGAGCAGAATTCTGAAGCATTTAGTTAGGGACTACAGGTACAGTGTTGTTTTTCTTCTCCAACACTTTGCTATAATATTCATAAAAACACAATGTTACGAAGAAAATTAACAAATGCACCTGGGAGGAAAGCAGGACTGAATGGTATATTGATTCCGAGGAGGAGGGTTAGTTTGCTTAGTTCAACTGCAGGGTCACAGATGACCCCagagtcccctccccccccggcctCAGCCTGCGGCTCTTTCCTCTTTTGCCCTAGAATGGAACACCACCGTTGAGACATACGTGGCTGCCAGCAATTATGATGAATACATCATCCTTGTGATGAAGAAGAACAGCACTTTTGGGTTCAGCCTCACAAGCAAACTTTATGGTATGTGGCTCTAGCCCGGGGTGGGGGATTACAAGCCAGGCAGGCAGCACTAGAAGTTTGCGGAGCAGTaaccataagaaaagccccactggatcaggccaagggcccaccgagtccagtttcctgtatcccaacagatgcatcagggaacacacaacagacctgcatcctataCCCAgccccttgcacctggtattcaggtatagcctacttctagaaccggAAGGTTGCGCatgcccatcacagcttgtaacctggtCTTTTCCTCCCATCaatctgaccaatcccctttgaaaggccaggtgccatcaccacatcctttagcaaggagttccacagtttaaagACATGCAGGgtcaagaaatgttttcttttgcctattctaactctcctgccactcggtttcagtggatgccccctggttctggtgtgaacCAAGAGCACAAAACGCCAAAGAGGAAAGACAGTAATTTTAAGAAGATCAACCAACAACCAAACCCACCGGTCACTGCTCACCCTTCTCTCTGTCTGCTCTCTGCAGGAAGGGGCCGGACGCTGCGTCCAAATCGGGTGGCTGAGTTCCAAAAGTTGACTCTGGATCTCGGAATCCCGGAAGACTCCATTTTCACCCTAATGGACAGAGGCAAACCTGGGCTAGGGCGAGGTGGCGGGTGTGCTATTTCCAGAACAGGGGCTGTGGGcacctttggggagggggattgcCCGCTCCTGCCTGTGTTTCAAGTTAAGCTgcaaaaaagaattttttaagcTCCTTATTGCAATGTGGGCTTTTGAATGCCTTCATCACACTGCATGAACTCATTCACACAGAGTAGGCCACAGCTCCTGGTGCGCTATGAGATGGCCTATTCCGATGAGTTTAGAGTAAGAAATAGTTTGAGTTTTCAGTCgcccggtgtgtgtgtgtgggtgtccACCCTTTTAAACTGTCTTGTTCAACAAGGGAGGGATGCATGCAGCTTCTTTTGGGGGTCATGTTTGCCTCAGGGCCCACTAATTGCTGATTCCTCGGGAGGGTCTTTCCCCGTCCTCACTTCATATGTCTTGAACATGTCTCTCTTCTCAGGCGAGTGCGTGCCTTCTCAACCTGAAGTCGTACTTCAGGTAGGCAATTCTAGGGGCACGGGCCTCTTGGTGGGTCCTGTTAGCCCCAagggaatttcttcctgatgagaGAGTCGAAGCCCCCACTTTAAACCAACCCCAAACAACATCCAGGAGGCAGGGCTTGGGAGTTTTGTCCAGTCCTCCAAGTCACACTTTTGCAGCATGTGtgatggtggggtgtgtgtgtgtgtgtgtgtgtgtgtgtgtgtgtgtgtgtgtgtgcgtgtgtgcgtgcagCCATGCaatgcctcccccttccttgcAGAGGGTTCGGAGATCTATCTTGCTGGAAGAGGAAGGATCGGCTGATGGCTCCTTGCAATCCTTTGGAGGCAATAAAGAAGGCAGGTCTTTCTCATGTTCATGTTTGCTTTTTCCCCCAGTTGGTCTCCATTTTTGGTGTGCtcttaattcattttcatttggCCCTTGGCCTCTGTTTTTAATACTGTATAGTCAAACCCAAAAAGGTCAGGTTCATCCATGCGGCCAACTGAAGCTAACGTCTCAGGCAGTAGGCTGATTGGAGGTGTCCAGCTCCGTCTACCCTctgaccactgctgctgctgctcttactCCCTgcactgggaaaggaagagggaggcaaagcagcataaaatatggaggaaagtggtgggcaggagggcaggaggtttggtctgggcaggaggtttggtctagagggtagagcctccattagcctgaagataacatcataAGGACGCCAGTTCGAGGataccagcagctccctgaatgtctgagaacggcaagaccttgaagcagctgacaagccgagctgagcgattccacctgctcttggtatgagcaagaagcgtcttggctgccatccatgtgagagatggagctgcttgccagcctgcgtgggaggcctgaagtgagaccaaaccaggaagttccattctgaaatgttgttggttcttgaaagagagaacctctaggattgtaaaaatcccctggagggatttagaaacgcctgcctatgtaaacctccttgaataaagtcagaggagtaatccgatgatcagaaaggcggcatataaatacctagttgttgtcaTTTTGTTTGAAAGTGGTGGGCTCTCCTAGTCTCTGAGATACCCAGTCTAATATGTTCCCCTCCTTGTGGTTGCTTACTGACCTAACTCTCCCTGTTAGATTACTGCCTGTTGCCCAAGGACGCAGGGCCTTGCCTGGGGATGCTCCCACGATTCTTCCACAACAACGTCACCAAGACCTGTGAGGAATTCTTCTACGGGGGCTGTCTCGGGAACGGGAACAATTTCAACTCCGAACGCACCTGCCTTCAGACGTGCAGGACTGAGGGTAAGTCAGGGAGGCAGCCGAGGGTGACTGGCAAGCCAGAGGGGCTTTTATCCACCCGCACCCCATCTACATTAACCCGACCACATTTTTATCAGGGTTGGGTTTAAGGTgatttataaaaacagcctttAAAAAATCCTGCCCCGAATTTTAAGGCTCTGAATATGCTCTCATCCGTTTGGACCTTGTGCATTCACATTCCAGTTACGCTGGCACCCAGTAGCTCCAGCTTGATACACCCCCAGAGTCCAATACACAAAGGTAGACTGCCTTTGTACATGGGGGTTCCATCCCAACTATCATAAGAagataggaagagccctgctggatcagcccaaagctCCAGCTGGGCCAGCGTCCCATTTCCAGC includes these proteins:
- the AMBP gene encoding protein AMBP, with amino-acid sequence MKYQGLLLLIFAAIFAPARGNHTVAADAVPIQENFDVNKIYGEWHDIMVGTTCRWMKLYKNSYSMGTLKVGPGKMSNEISLASTRLKHGRCTRRTSVYQKTSVPGKFVYSNPEWNTTVETYVAASNYDEYIILVMKKNSTFGFSLTSKLYGRGRTLRPNRVAEFQKLTLDLGIPEDSIFTLMDRGECVPSQPEVVLQRVRRSILLEEEGSADGSLQSFGGNKEDYCLLPKDAGPCLGMLPRFFHNNVTKTCEEFFYGGCLGNGNNFNSERTCLQTCRTEAACRLPIVPGRSCDTEYWAFDASQGKCVTFRGCGGNANKFYLEKECKEYCGVLPDGEDEFLHLSPR
- the CCDC183 gene encoding coiled-coil domain-containing protein 183; translated protein: MRSQRRKDIKHKIRELRAIINLQGQGKKLFAKTTEETVGKNKELISFLNLNMRQQMHELSLAMKYDQVTISRACREKKYIKIAMSEYSVEMARESLSNYVFNRMNRHNALLYEVKRRGKHLEDQQLRLQNLLDLEMASPDALIQLQTIRQLENNIEKMRVKIDTAQKTYMLYTKMVALLRDELSQLPFLLDDLEHRVELYQTELKGMSLITMDTVKAMEEAQADMSNVENELIAERKFRDNSLNIQKKQIEKIRAKDASERSRRMQARRDMNMDFPLMGRDAGRSAKLEASKAQIEYQYLVTTEVDKVKSAVQCSHLWDIAGRFQAQKKSEENLLQQIGESEKKRQELKTQLKQLELERVELKFHQKLSFLSSLKLEEELQELFQEELARLESAQDQVSKNQGLLLLFENGVDNLIMRLCSISVPGQEDFQGETGDIFDKLQFCETKLLHLMKIKSYPSDIDFSQEETNETFVHVRSFLEESTRTEPQNLRITYEEDEEDVRESFNFADIDHSYVPNSEEIKKQGLKLIEEKTKVAKKKQRGGSKK